One window of the Campylobacter showae CSUNSWCD genome contains the following:
- a CDS encoding sensor histidine kinase: protein MLILIISVLLYQYIKVTIYENISQSLAYEAKILSTSANLSKVEKPFEYFTLNDSPTKAKLVKGKTVSPHFVTEKVGQKTHLTLFYPYMEDISIALTKDTTHQSKLVDQILIDIIMVNATSILLIIFYVLFLSRMLLVPIKILSRKMTNLNERFLQTVSLDELPPEFKPLGKSLNRLIERIQTFVLYQKELFVGVAHELKTPLAVMKTKNEVTLIKPREGEKYIEALKNNNEAINQMNKMIGYILEIGRQEGAQFEEAVRIDIIEFMNQSANNFKILARGEGKDIATDFAPSSLEMTLQPTLLTHVIQNFVQNAIKFSPRGAVVTLRSRLSENEFTIEVVDEGCGIDESKDLFAPFKRFGDKGGAGLGLFLAKGAAQALGGSVSIKNRTDGRSGAVSTLTLAINKNNKGK, encoded by the coding sequence ATGCTAATTCTCATCATCTCCGTTCTTTTATATCAGTATATCAAGGTTACTATATACGAAAATATCTCACAATCGCTCGCATATGAAGCTAAAATTTTATCCACGAGCGCAAATTTATCTAAAGTAGAAAAACCGTTTGAGTACTTCACGCTAAACGACAGTCCGACTAAAGCAAAGCTCGTAAAGGGCAAGACCGTATCGCCTCATTTTGTAACTGAAAAAGTCGGACAAAAGACACATTTGACGTTATTTTACCCGTATATGGAAGACATTAGTATCGCGCTAACCAAAGACACCACTCATCAAAGCAAGCTCGTAGATCAAATTTTAATCGATATCATCATGGTAAACGCTACGTCGATACTTCTGATTATTTTTTACGTGCTTTTTTTGTCACGGATGCTGCTGGTGCCGATTAAAATTTTAAGTAGAAAAATGACGAATTTAAACGAGCGGTTTTTGCAGACGGTGAGTCTTGACGAGCTGCCGCCCGAGTTTAAGCCGCTAGGCAAAAGTCTAAACCGCTTGATTGAACGCATTCAGACGTTTGTACTGTATCAAAAGGAGCTTTTCGTCGGTGTAGCGCACGAGCTAAAAACGCCTCTTGCGGTGATGAAAACCAAAAACGAAGTCACGCTAATAAAGCCGCGCGAGGGCGAAAAGTATATCGAAGCGCTCAAAAATAACAACGAAGCCATCAATCAGATGAACAAAATGATCGGCTATATCCTGGAGATCGGGCGGCAGGAGGGCGCTCAGTTTGAGGAGGCCGTGCGTATAGATATCATCGAGTTTATGAATCAATCTGCGAATAATTTTAAAATTTTAGCTCGCGGCGAGGGCAAGGATATAGCGACTGATTTTGCTCCGAGCAGTCTTGAGATGACGCTGCAGCCGACGCTTTTAACGCACGTTATCCAAAATTTCGTCCAAAACGCGATCAAATTTTCTCCTCGCGGTGCCGTGGTTACTCTGCGCTCGCGTCTTAGCGAAAACGAATTTACTATCGAGGTCGTAGACGAGGGCTGCGGTATCGATGAGAGCAAGGATCTCTTTGCGCCGTTTAAGCGTTTTGGCGATAAGGGCGGAGCGGGACTTGGGCTATTTTTGGCTAAGGGTGCGGCTCAGGCTCTGGGCGGCTCGGTGTCTATCAAAAACCGCACCGACGGGCGCAGCGGCGCGGTATCTACCCTCACTCTAGCGATAAATAAAAATAATAAAGGCAAATAA
- the hsrA gene encoding homeostatic response regulator transcription factor HsrA, whose translation MRILIVEDEVTLNKTIAEGLQEFGYQTDSSENFKDAEYYIGIRNYDLVLTDWMLPDGDGVDLINIIKHKSPRTAVVVLSAKDDKDSEVRAFRAGADDYIKKPFDFDVLVARIEARLRFGGTNVIKIDDLIIDPDEEKITYLGQDIELKGKPFEVLTHLARHSDQIVSKEQLLDAIWEEPELVTPNVIEVAINQIRQKMDKPLNISTIETVRRRGYRFCFPKKA comes from the coding sequence ATGAGAATTTTAATAGTTGAAGATGAGGTAACTCTAAACAAAACCATCGCCGAGGGCTTGCAAGAGTTCGGCTATCAGACCGACAGCTCGGAGAATTTCAAGGATGCCGAATACTACATCGGTATTAGAAATTACGATTTGGTTTTGACTGATTGGATGCTGCCTGACGGCGACGGCGTGGATCTGATCAACATCATCAAACACAAATCCCCGCGTACTGCAGTAGTCGTGCTATCTGCTAAAGACGATAAAGATAGCGAAGTTAGGGCATTTAGAGCGGGTGCGGACGACTATATCAAAAAGCCGTTTGATTTTGACGTTTTGGTGGCTAGAATCGAAGCGAGACTTCGCTTTGGCGGTACGAACGTTATCAAAATAGACGACCTTATCATCGATCCGGACGAGGAGAAAATCACATATCTAGGTCAAGATATCGAGCTAAAAGGTAAGCCGTTTGAGGTGCTAACTCACCTTGCGCGCCACAGCGATCAGATCGTCAGCAAAGAGCAACTACTAGACGCGATCTGGGAGGAGCCTGAGCTCGTAACTCCAAACGTAATCGAAGTAGCAATCAATCAAATCCGCCAAAAAATGGATAAACCGTTAAATATCTCGACTATCGAGACAGTCAGAAGACGCGGGTATAGGTTTTGCTTTCCCAAAAAAGCCTAA
- a CDS encoding dihydroneopterin aldolase: MTTIIRDYEFSTIIGLLDFERVTPQKVRVSAEFESGEFIDYVEMINFIEEIYAQEKFGTVESSLEICAKKLKEKFNSLSFLKMEILKIEIVKNATVGARAEFKY; the protein is encoded by the coding sequence TTGACGACGATTATCAGAGACTACGAGTTTAGCACGATCATTGGGCTACTTGATTTTGAGCGCGTGACGCCGCAAAAGGTAAGAGTTAGCGCGGAATTTGAAAGCGGCGAGTTTATAGACTACGTGGAAATGATAAATTTTATCGAAGAAATTTACGCGCAAGAAAAATTTGGCACCGTGGAGAGTTCGCTTGAAATTTGCGCAAAAAAGTTGAAGGAAAAATTTAACTCGCTTAGCTTTTTAAAAATGGAAATTTTAAAAATCGAGATCGTCAAAAATGCGACGGTTGGCGCAAGAGCCGAGTTTAAATATTAA
- the plsY gene encoding glycerol-3-phosphate 1-O-acyltransferase PlsY: MNENLIAYATAYLLGGIPSGVILAYIFGGVNIRSEGSGSIGATNVLRVLKQKDPKLAKKIAILTVVCDVLKGVLPILIAKFLGLAPATLWAMAVLSVLGHCYSPFLKFEGGKGIATGAGVLAVFLPLEIAIALGVWFVVGKLLKISSLASLAALVAFIVATFALQPQIPDINSYAPIFLIAFLVVYKHLPNIKRLITGQEKRVI, encoded by the coding sequence ATGAACGAAAATTTGATAGCTTATGCTACGGCGTATCTGCTAGGCGGCATCCCATCGGGCGTGATTTTGGCGTATATCTTCGGCGGAGTAAACATCAGAAGCGAAGGTAGCGGCAGTATCGGCGCGACGAACGTTTTGCGCGTGCTAAAGCAAAAAGACCCCAAACTCGCTAAAAAGATCGCGATTTTAACCGTCGTTTGCGACGTTTTAAAGGGCGTTTTGCCGATTTTAATCGCGAAGTTTTTAGGCCTTGCTCCAGCGACGCTTTGGGCGATGGCGGTACTTTCGGTGCTTGGGCATTGCTATTCGCCGTTTTTAAAATTTGAAGGCGGCAAGGGCATAGCCACGGGTGCTGGCGTTTTGGCGGTTTTTTTACCGCTTGAGATCGCTATCGCACTTGGGGTTTGGTTTGTCGTCGGCAAATTGCTTAAAATTTCATCGCTCGCTTCTCTAGCCGCGCTTGTGGCGTTTATCGTAGCGACTTTTGCGCTGCAGCCGCAGATTCCCGACATCAACTCCTATGCGCCGATATTTTTGATCGCGTTTTTGGTCGTTTACAAGCATCTGCCAAACATAAAACGCCTCATAACAGGGCAAGAAAAGCGCGTAATTTGA
- a CDS encoding ATP-binding protein, with product MKTIQENLKLFYVGLKDKEPFFYKNKDLTTHAAIIGMTGSGKTGLGIGILEEACIDNIPTFIIDPKGDMTNLALAFPQMRAQDFAPYVDENEAQNKGMSVDEFAASEAQTWAKGIEGSFQSLERVGLFKDSAELKIYTPKSSSGVGVALLGDFARPNLDAGSEEFSEYVGSLASSVLSLVGIENDVNSKEHLLISNIFTLKFSQGADVSLEELIGFIATPPFAKIGVFDVEKFYPSSERMKLAVKINTLLASPDFRAWLNGERLDISKMLFNANGKAKCNIFTISHLKDSERMFFVTLLLNEIIAWMRKTEGTSSLRAVLYMDEIFGFFPPNGNPPSKTPMLTLLKQARAHGLGVILSTQNPVDLDYKGLSNIGTWFIGRLQAAQDKARVIDGMTGLAGSAMDKSEIENLISNLQKRNFLLKNIHEDGLSVISTRWALSYLKGPLSREQISNLMKEQKSGSNLSGSSPAKSSNFAAKPVLSPDIAQIYAASSNLQEGGELEGYLYGEAKVRFYDAKKGLDEVREVNFTLRLDEAQKSADWSEASENMHFTAVSEPNFKLSYAPLPGFIAGAKNFKELTKNFKEFIYRNYKLRLFSALNLSSAPGESKEEFYVRLADKCNEILEAQTAKLTAEFDKQKARLEEKLNRSVAKLEKEQRDFKSKGIETAISVGASILGAIFGKGLLSSGNIGKVATSARSANSVLKERSDVKLSEQEVAQLNTQIEELMAKFEEDASALKAKNDVQNVEVTEVEVSPKSSDIYDEKLYLLWK from the coding sequence ATGAAAACGATTCAGGAAAATTTAAAGCTATTTTACGTCGGCCTCAAAGACAAAGAGCCGTTTTTTTACAAAAACAAAGACCTCACGACGCATGCAGCCATCATCGGCATGACCGGTAGCGGCAAAACTGGTCTTGGTATCGGCATCCTAGAAGAAGCCTGCATCGATAACATCCCGACCTTTATCATCGACCCAAAGGGCGATATGACAAACCTCGCTTTGGCCTTCCCGCAGATGCGCGCGCAGGATTTTGCGCCCTACGTCGATGAAAACGAAGCGCAAAACAAAGGCATGAGCGTGGATGAATTTGCTGCTAGCGAAGCGCAGACGTGGGCAAAAGGCATCGAAGGCTCGTTTCAAAGCCTAGAGCGCGTGGGACTTTTTAAAGATAGTGCCGAGCTAAAAATTTACACGCCAAAGAGCAGTAGCGGCGTCGGCGTGGCGCTGCTGGGCGATTTTGCGCGCCCAAATTTAGACGCAGGCAGCGAGGAGTTTAGCGAATACGTAGGCTCCCTGGCCAGCTCCGTGCTCTCGCTCGTGGGCATAGAAAACGACGTAAACTCAAAAGAACACCTGCTTATTTCAAACATTTTTACCCTTAAATTTAGCCAGGGCGCGGACGTGAGCCTAGAGGAGCTCATCGGCTTTATCGCGACGCCTCCGTTTGCTAAGATCGGTGTATTTGACGTGGAGAAATTTTACCCGAGTAGTGAGCGCATGAAACTAGCGGTTAAGATCAACACGCTGCTTGCAAGCCCTGATTTTCGCGCGTGGCTAAACGGCGAGCGGCTAGACATCTCAAAGATGCTTTTTAACGCAAACGGCAAGGCAAAGTGCAATATCTTTACCATCTCGCACCTAAAAGACAGCGAGAGGATGTTTTTCGTGACGCTGCTGCTAAACGAGATTATCGCGTGGATGCGCAAGACCGAGGGTACGAGCTCGCTTCGCGCGGTGCTTTATATGGACGAGATTTTCGGATTTTTCCCGCCAAACGGCAACCCGCCGTCTAAAACCCCGATGCTAACGCTACTCAAGCAAGCCCGCGCGCACGGCCTTGGCGTGATACTGAGCACCCAAAACCCGGTCGATCTTGATTACAAAGGCCTTAGCAACATCGGTACGTGGTTCATCGGGCGCTTACAAGCTGCGCAGGACAAAGCGCGCGTGATCGACGGTATGACGGGGCTTGCGGGCTCTGCGATGGATAAAAGCGAGATAGAAAATCTCATCTCAAATTTGCAAAAGCGCAACTTCCTACTAAAAAACATCCACGAGGACGGGCTGTCCGTCATCTCGACGCGCTGGGCTCTGAGCTATCTCAAAGGACCGCTTAGTCGCGAGCAAATTTCAAATTTGATGAAAGAGCAAAAGAGCGGGTCAAATTTGAGCGGGTCAAGCCCGGCAAAAAGCTCAAATTTCGCCGCCAAACCGGTGCTGTCGCCGGATATCGCTCAAATTTACGCCGCAAGCTCAAATTTGCAGGAGGGCGGCGAGCTAGAGGGATATCTTTACGGTGAAGCCAAAGTGCGATTTTACGACGCCAAAAAGGGGCTTGACGAGGTTCGCGAGGTAAATTTCACGCTAAGGCTGGATGAAGCTCAAAAAAGCGCCGACTGGAGCGAAGCTAGCGAAAATATGCATTTTACCGCGGTTTCGGAGCCAAATTTTAAGCTCTCCTACGCGCCGCTACCGGGCTTTATCGCCGGAGCTAAAAATTTCAAAGAGCTAACCAAAAATTTCAAAGAATTTATCTATAGAAACTACAAGCTTAGGCTCTTTAGTGCATTAAATTTAAGCTCGGCGCCGGGCGAGAGCAAGGAGGAGTTTTACGTGCGTTTGGCTGACAAATGCAACGAAATTTTAGAGGCGCAAACGGCTAAGCTCACGGCTGAATTTGATAAGCAAAAAGCGCGATTGGAGGAGAAACTAAACCGCTCGGTCGCAAAGCTGGAAAAAGAGCAGCGAGACTTCAAGAGCAAAGGTATCGAGACCGCGATCTCGGTGGGAGCTAGCATTTTGGGCGCGATTTTTGGCAAAGGGCTGCTAAGTAGCGGCAACATCGGCAAAGTCGCAACCTCCGCGCGCTCGGCAAATAGCGTGCTAAAAGAGCGCAGCGACGTCAAACTAAGCGAGCAAGAAGTCGCCCAGCTAAATACGCAGATCGAGGAGCTGATGGCGAAATTTGAAGAAGACGCGAGCGCGCTAAAAGCCAAAAATGATGTGCAAAACGTGGAGGTGACGGAGGTGGAGGTTAGTCCGAAGAGTAGCGATATATACGACGAAAAACTCTATCTTCTTTGGAAGTAA
- a CDS encoding PilZ domain-containing protein, whose amino-acid sequence MNGTYNDSSFMREDAVNVFAKVLKDNRRVHFLNLYNGVKVECMGEVEHIEDDTVVCKVALEQILAMKEEQNAYIVRDEYFSENLRADIIGFDLANLTVTLQNFTYMKNLHANLRKYQRVYPDRYTKVILTQNGSEIQGNLYDISRGGLGVVSLDDGGFKEGELINAKFELCIPDEASGSNKNIKIDTDLKLVVALKYKGAMRYCCQLADKDGAGEDIAKFTKKRVIETLEELKEQLKTYQ is encoded by the coding sequence ATGAACGGCACGTATAACGACAGCTCTTTTATGCGCGAGGACGCTGTAAACGTATTTGCTAAAGTGTTAAAAGATAACCGTCGGGTGCACTTTCTAAATCTTTACAATGGCGTAAAAGTCGAGTGCATGGGTGAAGTAGAGCATATAGAAGACGATACGGTCGTCTGCAAGGTAGCATTAGAGCAAATTTTGGCCATGAAAGAGGAACAAAACGCCTATATCGTACGCGATGAATATTTTTCCGAAAATTTAAGGGCGGATATCATCGGATTTGATCTTGCAAATTTGACCGTAACGCTACAAAATTTCACGTATATGAAAAATTTGCACGCGAATTTAAGAAAATATCAGCGCGTATATCCGGATCGTTACACCAAGGTGATCCTCACACAAAACGGTAGCGAAATACAGGGCAATCTATACGACATCTCAAGGGGAGGCCTAGGCGTCGTTAGCTTGGATGACGGCGGATTTAAAGAGGGCGAGCTTATAAATGCTAAATTTGAGCTATGCATACCGGACGAGGCGAGCGGCTCTAATAAAAACATAAAAATAGATACCGATCTAAAACTTGTCGTAGCGCTAAAATATAAGGGCGCGATGAGATATTGTTGTCAGCTAGCCGATAAAGACGGCGCAGGCGAAGATATAGCAAAATTTACTAAAAAACGCGTAATAGAAACTCTAGAAGAGCTAAAAGAGCAGTTAAAAACTTACCAATAA
- a CDS encoding peroxiredoxin, with protein sequence MLVTKKAPDFTAAAVLGSNQIVNDFNLYKNIGEKGAVVFFYPMDFTFVCPSEIIAFDKRYDEFKARGIEVIAVSCDNQFSHFAWKETPVNKGGIGKVRFPIVADMTKSIARGFDVLLEDAGVALRGSFLLDKDGTVRHAVINDLPLGRNIDEMIRMVDTMLFTNEHGEVCPAGWHKGDKGMKADTAGVADYLSHNADKL encoded by the coding sequence ATGTTAGTAACAAAAAAAGCACCTGACTTTACAGCTGCAGCAGTTTTAGGAAGCAATCAAATCGTAAATGATTTCAACCTATATAAAAATATCGGCGAGAAAGGCGCGGTAGTATTCTTCTACCCTATGGACTTTACATTCGTTTGTCCTAGCGAGATCATCGCGTTTGATAAAAGATACGACGAATTTAAAGCTCGCGGTATCGAAGTTATCGCAGTTTCTTGCGACAACCAGTTCTCACACTTTGCGTGGAAAGAGACTCCAGTAAACAAAGGCGGTATCGGCAAAGTTCGCTTTCCGATCGTAGCTGATATGACAAAATCAATCGCTCGCGGTTTTGACGTACTTCTAGAAGACGCTGGCGTAGCACTTCGCGGATCATTCCTACTTGACAAAGACGGCACAGTTCGCCACGCAGTTATAAACGACCTACCACTTGGCAGAAACATCGACGAAATGATCAGAATGGTAGATACTATGCTATTTACAAATGAGCACGGCGAAGTTTGCCCAGCTGGCTGGCACAAAGGTGATAAAGGCATGAAGGCCGATACCGCAGGCGTCGCAGACTACCTATCTCACAACGCAGATAAATTATAA
- a CDS encoding DUF362 domain-containing protein gives MAVKITDICISCGSCIDECPTSAIVDDADNPTGEDAYYVYADKCVECVGYNDEPACASACPTDGCIVWDAPFAGQPSRAEITADMRTGETAVIS, from the coding sequence ATGGCAGTAAAAATAACAGATATTTGCATCAGCTGCGGCTCATGCATCGACGAGTGCCCGACGAGCGCTATCGTAGACGACGCGGATAACCCGACCGGTGAGGACGCATACTACGTTTACGCCGACAAATGCGTCGAGTGCGTAGGCTATAACGACGAGCCGGCATGCGCCTCAGCCTGTCCGACCGACGGTTGCATCGTTTGGGACGCTCCTTTTGCAGGACAGCCTTCTCGCGCCGAGATAACTGCAGATATGAGAACGGGCGAAACTGCCGTCATCTCGTAA
- the ndk gene encoding nucleoside-diphosphate kinase, translated as MQQTLSIIKPDAVKKGVIGKIVDRFESNGLRIAAMKKVKLSACDAKAFYAVHKDRPFFNDLVDFMVSGPVVVMVLEGDDAVAKNRDLMGATNPKEAKPGTIRADFAESIDANAVHGSDSLENAKNEIAFFFATREIC; from the coding sequence ATGCAACAAACGCTTTCTATTATTAAGCCTGATGCCGTAAAAAAGGGCGTTATCGGAAAAATCGTGGATAGATTCGAAAGCAACGGGCTAAGAATCGCCGCTATGAAAAAAGTCAAACTAAGCGCATGCGATGCAAAAGCTTTTTACGCAGTTCACAAAGACAGACCTTTCTTCAACGATTTGGTTGATTTTATGGTGAGCGGACCGGTCGTAGTTATGGTTCTTGAGGGCGACGATGCGGTAGCTAAAAATCGCGATCTAATGGGTGCAACAAATCCAAAAGAAGCAAAACCTGGCACCATTAGAGCCGACTTTGCAGAGAGTATCGACGCAAACGCCGTTCACGGTAGCGACAGCCTAGAAAACGCTAAAAACGAGATCGCATTTTTCTTTGCAACAAGAGAAATTTGCTAA
- a CDS encoding YceD family protein, whose product MKISFAKIANNQMPFELNSDGVNFNGELKRVTQNLVSCKGKIVGEIAHNCDRCGEDINLRLNEDINLILSDGIYKDKEENLDDVVEFFDGFVNLEEVLTSEIEAFKSDYFYCDKCKNL is encoded by the coding sequence TTGAAAATATCTTTCGCCAAAATCGCAAATAACCAAATGCCATTCGAGCTAAACTCGGACGGAGTAAATTTTAACGGCGAACTAAAAAGAGTAACTCAAAATTTAGTTAGCTGTAAAGGTAAAATCGTAGGCGAAATAGCTCACAACTGCGACCGATGCGGCGAAGATATAAATTTAAGACTTAATGAAGATATAAATTTGATATTAAGCGACGGAATTTATAAAGACAAAGAAGAAAATCTCGACGATGTAGTAGAGTTTTTCGACGGTTTTGTAAATTTAGAAGAAGTATTAACAAGCGAAATAGAAGCTTTTAAGAGCGATTATTTTTATTGTGATAAATGTAAAAATCTATAA
- the rpmF gene encoding 50S ribosomal protein L32 — protein sequence MAVPKRRVSHTRAAKRRTHYKVTLPVPVKDKDGSWKMPHRVNKTTGEY from the coding sequence ATGGCAGTACCTAAACGAAGAGTAAGTCATACTCGCGCGGCAAAGAGAAGAACGCACTACAAAGTAACGCTTCCGGTTCCCGTAAAAGATAAAGACGGCTCATGGAAAATGCCTCACCGCGTAAATAAAACTACCGGAGAGTATTAA
- the plsX gene encoding phosphate acyltransferase PlsX: MTSICIDAMGGDFGPQPIIGGVIEALKEVKFEAVLVGDTKILESLVPQNLKQYVKFIQADEVVSMSDGATDALKRKESSIFKAIELLKNKQTMAVVSAGHSGATMSLATLRVGRLKNVSRPAIATLMPNVTGGNTLVLDVGANVDCRPEHLFQFAIMGEAYAKEILKIKSPKLGLLSNGEESSKGNEVTKEAFGMISKLDSFVGNAEGNQVFDGSVDVVICDGFVGNILLKTSEGVADAITKIIKKHVKKSPVAIAGSLLMKKVFKTLKQQVDYDEYGGAPLLGVNGCVIISHGKSTPKAIKNAIFQALKFANSDINKVIEDELSHFAK; this comes from the coding sequence ATGACCAGCATTTGCATTGACGCGATGGGCGGCGACTTCGGTCCGCAACCTATTATCGGCGGCGTGATCGAGGCTTTAAAAGAAGTAAAATTTGAAGCCGTTTTGGTAGGCGATACGAAAATTTTAGAAAGCCTCGTTCCGCAAAATTTAAAACAATACGTAAAATTTATTCAAGCCGACGAGGTCGTTTCCATGAGCGACGGCGCCACCGATGCGTTAAAGCGAAAAGAAAGCAGTATTTTTAAGGCTATCGAGCTACTTAAAAATAAACAAACTATGGCCGTAGTTTCAGCAGGACACAGCGGAGCCACTATGAGTCTTGCCACACTTCGTGTCGGACGACTTAAAAACGTCTCCAGACCGGCGATAGCGACGCTAATGCCTAACGTAACGGGCGGTAATACCCTAGTTTTGGACGTCGGCGCAAACGTGGACTGCAGGCCCGAGCATCTATTTCAATTTGCGATAATGGGCGAAGCCTATGCAAAAGAAATTTTAAAAATAAAATCTCCTAAACTAGGACTTCTTTCAAACGGCGAAGAGAGCAGTAAAGGTAACGAAGTCACCAAAGAAGCTTTTGGAATGATTTCAAAACTTGATAGCTTCGTGGGTAACGCCGAAGGAAATCAGGTTTTTGACGGAAGCGTCGATGTCGTGATTTGTGATGGATTTGTCGGAAATATCCTACTAAAAACAAGTGAAGGCGTAGCCGACGCTATAACAAAAATCATCAAAAAACACGTTAAAAAATCCCCAGTCGCTATAGCAGGCTCACTTCTAATGAAAAAAGTTTTTAAAACCCTAAAACAGCAAGTTGATTACGACGAATATGGCGGTGCACCGCTACTTGGCGTGAACGGCTGCGTCATAATAAGCCACGGTAAAAGCACACCAAAAGCTATAAAAAATGCGATATTTCAAGCTCTAAAATTCGCAAACTCCGATATAAACAAAGTTATCGAAGACGAGCTGTCGCACTTCGCAAAATGA
- a CDS encoding beta-ketoacyl-ACP synthase III: protein MPKASLISIAAYAPPKILTNFDLEKMVETNDEWIVKRTGISQRRIAQDEDTSDLGTKAARIALERANLTAKDVDAVICATISPDHFCMPSTACKIAKNLGINAITAFDISAACTGFIYLLELAKSLIESGSKKNVLIIGAEKLSKIVDWTDRTTCILFGDGAGAAVVSAGEENEIIDVHTAADGNYANLLITPGGEEKFIKMSGNEVFKIAVQTLTKDVVDILEKNQISSDKIDLFIPHQANLRIIEAVKQRLNFTNEQCVVTVGKYGNTSSASIPMAMNDAYEEGRLKKGDLLLLDAFGGGFTWGSALLKFGGETANNF, encoded by the coding sequence ATGCCAAAAGCCTCGCTAATATCCATAGCCGCATACGCTCCACCTAAAATTTTAACAAATTTCGACCTTGAAAAAATGGTGGAAACCAACGACGAATGGATAGTTAAACGCACCGGCATCAGCCAAAGACGCATAGCGCAGGACGAAGATACGAGCGATCTTGGTACGAAAGCGGCAAGGATAGCGCTTGAAAGAGCAAATTTGACCGCAAAAGATGTCGATGCGGTTATCTGTGCAACAATCTCGCCAGATCACTTTTGTATGCCCTCAACGGCGTGTAAAATCGCTAAAAATTTAGGCATAAATGCTATTACGGCATTTGATATAAGCGCGGCGTGCACTGGTTTTATTTATCTACTTGAGCTTGCAAAATCACTGATTGAAAGCGGAAGCAAAAAAAACGTATTGATAATCGGAGCCGAAAAACTAAGTAAGATTGTCGACTGGACAGACAGAACGACTTGCATACTATTTGGCGACGGAGCAGGCGCCGCGGTCGTAAGCGCAGGCGAAGAAAACGAAATAATCGACGTTCACACCGCAGCCGACGGCAACTACGCAAACCTACTCATAACTCCGGGCGGAGAAGAGAAATTTATCAAAATGTCGGGCAATGAAGTCTTTAAAATCGCCGTCCAGACGCTAACTAAAGACGTCGTAGATATCCTAGAAAAAAATCAAATTTCAAGCGATAAAATCGATCTTTTTATACCTCATCAGGCAAATTTACGCATCATCGAAGCAGTCAAGCAACGCTTAAATTTTACAAACGAACAGTGTGTCGTAACCGTAGGAAAATACGGCAACACAAGCTCAGCCTCTATACCTATGGCGATGAACGACGCATACGAAGAAGGCAGGCTCAAAAAAGGTGATCTACTTTTACTAGATGCCTTCGGCGGCGGCTTTACTTGGGGTTCGGCTCTACTTAAATTTGGTGGCGAAACCGCAAATAATTTTTAA